The DNA window TACCTGATGACCCCGGCAAACGAGATCAAGTTCATTCTTATCTAAAAAGTCAATAACTCTATCGGCTCCAAAAGTACAGGAAACACCTCGATCACTCTCTGCCCAGCCTTCAACCCTAGCATCAGGATCCGACCAAAGCAGATCGCATAAAAGACCATTATCTGGAATGTCAGTTGGCCTTGAAATTTCCTTTATTTGGTCCAAGTTTTCCAACTCTGGTGAGAGCCCGCCATGCATACAAAGTATCTTCCCATCAATAAGTGCAGCCACAGGCAAACAATTAAAGCACTCGGTAAATATTTTCCAAAGCCTAACATTAAACCTCCTTTTGCACTCGTCATAGAACCCATATATTCGATTAATCTTTGCATCTTCATGGTTTCCCCTCAAAAGGAAAACTTTGTCaggatattttattttgtaggccAGAAGCA is part of the Malus domestica chromosome 12, GDT2T_hap1 genome and encodes:
- the LOC103450891 gene encoding serine/threonine-protein phosphatase PP1 isoform X3; the encoded protein is MRRLTGDIHGQYQDLLRVFEYGGYPPSANYLFLGDYVDRGKQSLETICLLLAYKIKYPDKVFLLRGNHEDAKINRIYGFYDECKRRFNVRLWKIFTECFNCLPVAALIDGKILCMHGGLSPELENLDQIKEISRPTDIPDNGLLCDLLWSDPDARVEGWAESDRGVSCTFGADRVIDFLDKNELDLVCRGHQVVEDGYEFFAKRRLVTIFSAPNYGGEFDNAGALLSVDEALVCSFEILKPVDHKASPSGSKSNLKKTPKTRKN